The following proteins are co-located in the Doryrhamphus excisus isolate RoL2022-K1 chromosome 3, RoL_Dexc_1.0, whole genome shotgun sequence genome:
- the etnppl gene encoding ethanolamine-phosphate phospho-lyase isoform X1: MCAEKLDKKQTIDLRKKHIGPSCKIFFSDDPIKIVRARGQYMYDETGQRYLDCINNVAHVGHCHPDVVKAGAQQMELLNTNSRFLHDNLVLYAQKLQATLPEELSVFYFVNSGSEANDLALRLARQYAASQDIITLDNAYHGHVTSLIEISPYKFHHLSDAPPSPFVHVASSPDVYRGKYRRDHPDPATAYADEVRNIIEQVQNNGGKIAAFIAESLQSCGGQVIPPAGYFQQVAQHVRGAGGLFIADEVQVGFGRVGTHFWGFQLQGDDFVPDIVTMGKPIGNGHPMSCVVTSRKVAQAFMASGMEYFNTFGGNPVSCAIGLAVLDVIVKEDLQTKALQVGEYLTSQLEAQKEKHPLIGDVRGCGLFVGVELVKDHLKLTPATAEAQEVIYRLKEKRVLLSADGPHRNVLKFKPPMCFSTEDVDFVVDKIDGILTDIEVATGMKTFGILNDGKKVPLIIHHQGELAHTS; encoded by the exons ATGTGTGCTGAGAAGTTGGACAAAAAGCAAACTATTGACTTGAGGAAGAAGCACATTGG GCCTTCGTGCAAGATCTTCTTCAGTGATGACCCCATTAAGATAGTACGAGCCAGGGGTCAGTACATGTATGACGAGACGGGCCAACGCTACCTGGACTGTATCAACAATGTGGCTCATG TGGGTCACTGCCACCCAGACGTGGTAAAAGCGGGTGCGCAGCAGATGGAACTGCTCAACACAAACTCACGCTTCTTGCACGACAACCTGGTGCTCTACGCCCAAAAATTGCAGGCCACGCTGCCAGAGGAGCTGTCTGTCTTCTACTTTGTCAACTCTGG ATCCGAAGCCAACGACCTGGCGCTCCGCCTCGCCCGCCAGTATGCGGCAAGCCAAGATATCATCACCCTGGACAA CGCCTATCACGGTCATGTGACATCGCTCATCGAAATCAGCCCCTATAAGTTCCACCATCTGTCAGACGCACCTCCCAGTCCGTTTGTGCACGTG gCCTCGAGCCCGGATGTGTACCGAGGCAAATACAGAAGAGACCACCCGGATCCTGCAACAGCGTATGCGGATGAAGTCAGAAATATCATAGAGCAAGTGCAAAACAATGGAGGCAAG ATAGCCGCCTTTATTGCTGAGTCATTGCAGAGCTGTGGTGGACAAGTCATCCCCCCTGCAGGGTACTTCCAGCAAGTGGCCCA GCATGTCCGTGGAGCAGGAGGTCTTTTCATTGCAGATGAAGTCCAAGTGGGTTTTGGTCGCGTGGGTACCCACTTTTGGGGCTTCCAGCTTCAGGGTGACGACTTTGTGCCCGACATCGTTACCATGGGGAAACCCATAGGGAACGGGCACCCCATGTCATGTGTGGTCACAAGCAGGAAGGTGGCCCAGGCCTTCATGGCGTCAGGAATGGAGTACTTCAACACA TTTGGAGGCAACCCGGTGTCGTGTGCCATCGGTCTGGCCGTCCTGGACGTGATCGTCAAGGAGGATCTGCAGACAAAAGCCTTGCAAGTGGGCGAGTACCTGACCTCTCAGCTGGAGGCTCAGAAAGAGAAGCACCCTCTCATAGGTGATGTCAG GGGTTGCGGCCTGTTTGTGGGGGTGGAGCTCGTGAAGGACCACTTGAAGCTGACCCCAGCCACAGCAGAGGCCCAAGAGGTCATATATCGCTTGAAGGAGAAGCGAGTGCTCCTCAGTGCAGACGGACCTCATCGCAATGTCCTCAAATTTAAGCCGCCCATGTGCTTCAGCACGGAGGACGTAGACTTTGTGGTGGACAAAATTGACGGCATTCTGACAG ATATAGAAGTGGCAACAGGAATGAAGACGTTCGGCATCCTGAATGACGGTAAAAAG gTTCCACTGATAATTCATCATCAGGGCGAGCTGGCGCACACTTCATGA
- the etnppl gene encoding ethanolamine-phosphate phospho-lyase isoform X2, whose protein sequence is MCAEKLDKKQTIDLRKKHIGPSCKIFFSDDPIKIVRARGQYMYDETGQRYLDCINNVAHVGHCHPDVVKAGAQQMELLNTNSRFLHDNLVLYAQKLQATLPEELSVFYFVNSGSEANDLALRLARQYAASQDIITLDNAYHGHVTSLIEISPYKFHHLSDAPPSPFVHVASSPDVYRGKYRRDHPDPATAYADEVRNIIEQVQNNGGKIAAFIAESLQSCGGQVIPPAGYFQQVAQHVRGAGGLFIADEVQVGFGRVGTHFWGFQLQGDDFVPDIVTMGKPIGNGHPMSCVVTSRKVAQAFMASGMEYFNTFGGNPVSCAIGLAVLDVIVKEDLQTKALQVGEYLTSQLEAQKEKHPLIGDVRYRSGNRNEDVRHPE, encoded by the exons ATGTGTGCTGAGAAGTTGGACAAAAAGCAAACTATTGACTTGAGGAAGAAGCACATTGG GCCTTCGTGCAAGATCTTCTTCAGTGATGACCCCATTAAGATAGTACGAGCCAGGGGTCAGTACATGTATGACGAGACGGGCCAACGCTACCTGGACTGTATCAACAATGTGGCTCATG TGGGTCACTGCCACCCAGACGTGGTAAAAGCGGGTGCGCAGCAGATGGAACTGCTCAACACAAACTCACGCTTCTTGCACGACAACCTGGTGCTCTACGCCCAAAAATTGCAGGCCACGCTGCCAGAGGAGCTGTCTGTCTTCTACTTTGTCAACTCTGG ATCCGAAGCCAACGACCTGGCGCTCCGCCTCGCCCGCCAGTATGCGGCAAGCCAAGATATCATCACCCTGGACAA CGCCTATCACGGTCATGTGACATCGCTCATCGAAATCAGCCCCTATAAGTTCCACCATCTGTCAGACGCACCTCCCAGTCCGTTTGTGCACGTG gCCTCGAGCCCGGATGTGTACCGAGGCAAATACAGAAGAGACCACCCGGATCCTGCAACAGCGTATGCGGATGAAGTCAGAAATATCATAGAGCAAGTGCAAAACAATGGAGGCAAG ATAGCCGCCTTTATTGCTGAGTCATTGCAGAGCTGTGGTGGACAAGTCATCCCCCCTGCAGGGTACTTCCAGCAAGTGGCCCA GCATGTCCGTGGAGCAGGAGGTCTTTTCATTGCAGATGAAGTCCAAGTGGGTTTTGGTCGCGTGGGTACCCACTTTTGGGGCTTCCAGCTTCAGGGTGACGACTTTGTGCCCGACATCGTTACCATGGGGAAACCCATAGGGAACGGGCACCCCATGTCATGTGTGGTCACAAGCAGGAAGGTGGCCCAGGCCTTCATGGCGTCAGGAATGGAGTACTTCAACACA TTTGGAGGCAACCCGGTGTCGTGTGCCATCGGTCTGGCCGTCCTGGACGTGATCGTCAAGGAGGATCTGCAGACAAAAGCCTTGCAAGTGGGCGAGTACCTGACCTCTCAGCTGGAGGCTCAGAAAGAGAAGCACCCTCTCATAGGTGATGTCAG ATATAGAAGTGGCAACAGGAATGAAGACGTTCGGCATCCTGAATGA